A stretch of Henckelia pumila isolate YLH828 chromosome 4, ASM3356847v2, whole genome shotgun sequence DNA encodes these proteins:
- the LOC140860904 gene encoding uncharacterized protein — protein sequence MNFLSACRPIIGLDGCFLKTAFGGQLLAAIGRDGNDGMVPIAIAVVGTENYETWTWFLTELLEDIGGIGEDRWTFVSDRQKGLLEALKDLIPNCEHRFCARHMLQNFKKKFKNPDLVRLFWKAAGTGNKNVFDVVMKEIATLDPKLNPNHETAAEWLEKIPPKHWAKSHFLTQCKSECFVNNICESFNNLILVEREQPIITMLEGIRNKMMKMIQVMRKSMEEYTGNICPNILKRIKKAQDTSRSCFSIYYGEEEYQIQYVNGFGILEQFVVKLKDNTCTCGFFQLRGYPCCHAACAIAQGVVDYCKFSCAPLRPPPIKNKRGRPKKNRRKDPDEGKSVSTRKDLTHTCSRCLEVGHNKATCKNTMHPKSNLNKRPEGFGNSDEMVHQPTQASSSAFASRKRKKSNESRPTRNSTIGQADDTTRESVAQKHGSVAGDDI from the exons ATGAATTTCTTAAGTGCTTGTAGACCTATCATAGGACTAGATGGTTGTTTCCTTAAGACAGCTTTCGGAGGGCAGTTGCTTGCAGCTATTGGTAGGGATGGCAATGATGGAATGGTCCCTATTGCAATTGCCGTGGTAGGGACAGAAAATTATGAAACATGGACATGGTTTCTTACAGAGTTATTGGAGGACATTGGTGGAATAGGAGAAGATAGGTGGACATTTGTATCTGACAGGCAAAAAGGTCTTTTAGAGGCATTGAAGGACTTGATACCAAACTGTGAGCATAGATTTTGTGCGAGGCACATGcttcaaaatttcaagaaaaagttCAAAAATCCAGACTTGGTTCGATTGTTTTGGAAGGCAGCTGGTACGGGAAACAAGAATGTATTCGATGTTGTAATGAAAGAGATTGCAACTCTTGATCCCAAGCTTAATCCCAATCATGAAACGGCTGCGGAGTGGCTTGAGAAAATACCACCTAAACACTGGGCTAAGAGCCACTTTCTAACTCAATGTAAGTCAGAGTGTTTCGTGAATAATATCTGTGAATCTTTTAACAACTTGATTCTTGTAGAAAGAGAGCAGCCCATAATCACTATGCTTGAGGGAATTAGAAACAAGATGATGAAAATGATACAAGTAATGAGAAAGAGCATGGAAGAATACACTGGGAATATATGTCCAAATATATTGAAAAGGATTAAAAAAGCTCAAGACACTTCTAGGAGTTGTTTTTCGATATATTATGGTGAGGAAGAGTATCAGATTCAATATGTGAATGGATTTGGTATTTTGGAACAGTTTGTCGTCAAATTAAAGGATAACACGTGCACTTGTGGTTTTTTCCAGCTGCGTGGATACCCTTGCTGCCACGCAGCTTGTGCAATTGCTCAGG GTGTGGTGGACTACTGCAAGTTTAGTTGTGCACCTCTTAGACCACCTCCCATAAAAAACAAGAGAGGTAGGCCCAAGAAAAACAGAAGAAAGGACCCGGATGAAGGCAAGAGTGTTTCTACTAGAAAAGACCTTACACATACTTGTTCTAGGTGCTTGGAAGTGGGTCACAATAAAGCAACTTGCAAGAATACTATGCACCctaaatcaaatctcaataag AGGCCAGAAGGTTTTGGAAATAGTGATGAAATGGTACACCAACCCACTCAGGCAAGCAGTTCTGCCTTTGCTTCAAGAAAG